The proteins below come from a single Drosophila suzukii chromosome X, CBGP_Dsuzu_IsoJpt1.0, whole genome shotgun sequence genomic window:
- the RpL22 gene encoding large ribosomal subunit protein eL22 yields MAPTAKTNKGDTKAAAAKPAEKKAAPAAAAKGKVEKPKAEAAKPAAAAAKNVKKAPEAAKDVKAAAAAAKPAAAKPAAAKPAAKDAGKKAPAAAAPKKDAKAAAAAPAAGKAAPAKKAASTPAAAPPAKKAAPAKAAAAAPAAAAAPAAAAAAPAVAKPAPKPKAKTAAPAPSKVVKKNVLRGKGQKKKKVSLRFTIDCTNIAEDSIMDVADFEKYVKARLKVNGKVNNLGNNVTFERSKLKLHVSSDVHFSKAYLKYLTKKYLKKNSLRDWIRVVANEKDSYELRYFRISSNDDEDDDAE; encoded by the exons ATGGCTCCAACC GCCAAGACCAACAAGGGTGATACCAAGGCCGCCGCTGCCAAGCCGGCCGAGAAGAAGGCTGCTCCCGCTGCCGCCGCCAAGGGCAAGGTGGAGAAGCCCAAGGCTGAGGCCGCCAAgcccgccgccgccgctgccaAGAACGTGAAGAAGGCGCCCGAGGCCGCCAAGGATGTGAAGGCAGCCGCCGCTGCTGCCAAGCCCGCGGCAGCCAAGCCCGCAGCCGCCAAGCCCGCTGCCAAGGATGCCGGCAAGAAGGCTCCCGCCGCCGCCGCTCCCAAGAAGGACGCCAaggctgccgctgctgctccGGCCGCCGGCAAGGCTGCCCCAGCCAAGAAGGCCGCCTCCACCCCGGCTGCCGCTCCTCCGGCCAAGAAGGCTGCTCCCGCTAAGGCTGCCGCCGCTGCTccggctgctgctgccgctccggccgcagctgctgctgctcccgcCGTGGCCAAGCCCGCTCCTAAGCCCAAGGCCAAGACTGCCGCCCCTGCTCCCAGCAAGGTGGTCAAGAAGAACGTGCTCCGTGGCAAGGgacagaagaagaagaaggtGTCGCTGCGCTTCACCATCGACTGCACCAACATTGCTGAGGACAGCATCATGGATGTGGCCGATTTC GAGAAGTACGTGAAGGCCCGCCTTAAGGTCAACGGCAAGGTGAACAACCTGGGCAACAACGTCACCTTCGAGCGCTCCAAGCTGAAGCTCCATGTCAGCTCCGATGTGCACTTCTCCAAGGCCTACCTCAAGTACTTGACCAAGAAGTACCTGAAGAAGAACAGCCTGCGTGACTGGATCCGTGTGGTGGCCAACGAGAAGGACTCGTACGAGCTGCGCTACTTCAGAATCAGCTCCAACGACGACGAGGACGACGATGCCGAGTAA
- the LOC108020178 gene encoding mitochondrial 2-oxodicarboxylate carrier — MAGQQQEISHAKRAAFQVLAGGSAGFLEVCIMQPLDVVKTRIQIQATPTANVSALGELHYNGVFDCFAKMYRHEGITSYWKGIMPPILAETPKRAIKFLVFEQTKPLFQFGSPTPTPLTFSLAGLTAGTLEAIAVNPFEVVKVAQQADRQKKMLSTFAVAKGIIKQDGLGFRGLNKGITATMGRNGVFNMVYFGFYHSVKNVVPEYKENHLEFLRKVTIGFLAGTLACFVNIPFDVAKSRIQGPQPVLGQIKYRGTLSSMGIVYREEGFRALYKGLVPKIMRLGPGGAILLLVFEYSYDYLLHNYS, encoded by the exons ATGGCAGGTCAGCAGCAGGAAATATCCCATGCCAAGCGCGCCGCCTTTCAGGTCTTGGCCGGCGGTTCGGCCGGATTCCTGGAGGTCTGCATCATGCAGCCCCTCGATGTGGTCAAGACCCGCATCCAGATCCAGGCCACTCCCACCGCAAATGTCTCTGCTCTGGGTGAG CTGCACTACAATGGCGTGTTCGACTGCTTCGCCAAGATGTACCGCCATGAGGGAATTACCTCGTACTGGAAGGGCATCATGCCGCCCATTCTGGCCGAGACCCCCAAGCGGGCCATCAAGTTCCTGGTGTTCGAGCAGACGAAGCCGCTCTTCCAGTTCGGATCGCCCACACCCACGCCGCTGACCTTTTCGCTGGCGGGCCTCACGGCGGGCACCCTGGAGGCCATCGCCGTGAATCCCTTcgaggtggtcaaggtggCCCAGCAGGCGGATCGGCAGAAGAAGATGCTCAGCACGTTTGCGGTGGCCAAGGGCATCATTAAGCAAGACGGTCTCGGTTTTCGTGGCCTGAACAAGGGCATCACCGCCACGATGGGGCGCAATGGTGTCTTCAACATGGTGTACTTTGGATTCTACCACAGTGTTAAGAACGTGGTGCCCGAGTACAAGGAGAACCATCTGGAGTTCCTGCGCAAGGTGACCATCGGTTTTCTGGCCGGCACACTGGCCTGCTTCGTCAACATCCCCTTCGATGTGGCCAAGTCGAGGATTCAGGGCCCACAACCTGTTCTCGGGCAGATCAAGTACCGCGGAACGCTCAGCTCCATGGGCATCGTCTATCGCGAGGAAGGATTCCGGGCGCTGTACAAGGGCCTCGTGCCAAAGATCATGCGTCTGGGTCCTGGAGGCGCCATCCTGCTGTTGGTCTTCGAGTACAGCTACGACTACCTGCTGCACAACTACTCCTAG
- the LOC108020179 gene encoding uncharacterized protein encodes MEVPWIILLLWIGGTVGQSYLTGEHRPLWILEDGLTKRQRQDRPEADYETTTRISPLMIRRQGRGGGGGGGGVGQGAEPGPITFLVRHEDREEPPAPPPPPPPPRLPNLPRRRFMMPHRLQLPHQYVQPIQKTRSHRREGRRHLPVFDNGPGENSLQLGRDNYPIFVYNGTRGELILNTMLSRRRYPMQEPVPGQVLYPPSTPMFRPKPIVERFRLPGQREMMNLTLIPFYAHEAIRDPALTTTSTILQETTTPSPPTPPPPTPPPYETQLPRIEEMTKLGKRKRKKAKQYEAFHSPQEVMQWQSVLRRSTGHNDNHRHYASEEMEPEDHRELGDVNNGLEEEEDHEEEIEEQEDWLTEQEAETEVELPTETSTVSSSEPFHIVYFDESLERPVVESLTTTTPPPPLRQSSRYALKREYYAFPVYTLGKLLQPSNPPKKLLEKSDRSARSSSEREPSTWFILNSRYKGPHHRSLGMDNQTKYYTSKYIENGFRPRR; translated from the exons ATGGAGGTGCCTTGGATTATTCTATTACTTTGGATTGGGGGAACCGTGGGGCAAAGTTACTTGACGGGCGAGCATCGTCCACTTTGGATACTGGAGGATGGGTTGACCAAAAGGCAGAGACAGGATCGTCCAGAAGCGGATTATGAAACGACCACCAGGATATCACCGCTGATGATCCGGCGGCAGGGAagaggaggaggtggaggaggaggcggagTAGGTCAGGGGGCTGAACCTGGACCCATTACCTTCCTGGTTAGACATGAAGATCGGGAGGAGCCACCTGCACCACCGCCACCGCCACCGCCTCCAAGACTACCCAATTTACCCCGGCGACGCTTCATGATGCCCCACCGTCTCCAGCTGCCCCATCAGTATGTGCAACCCATCCAGAAGACCAGAAGTCACCGGCGAGAGGGACGTCGCCATCTCCCAGTTTTCGATAATGGTCCCGGGGAGAATTCCCTGCAATTAGGCAGGGATAACTACCCCATTTTCGTTTACAATGGAACCAGGGGCGAACTGATATTAAACACCATGCTGAGCAGGAGACGATATCCTATGCAGGAACCTGTTCCAGGACAAGTTCTCTATCCCCCATCGACGCCCATGTTCCGCCCCAAACCGATTGTGGAGCGATTCCGTTTGCCAGGACAAAGGGAGATGATGAACCTGACCTTGATACCCTTCTATGCACATGAGGCCATCAGAGATCCGGCTCTAACTACCACTAGCACTATTCTGCAGGAAACCACTACTCCCTCACCACCAACACCGCCACCACCAACTCCTCCGCCCTATGAGACACAGCTGCCTAGGATCGAGGAAATGACCAAGCTGGGCAAGCGGAAACGGAAGAAAGCCAAGCAATATGAGGCCTTCCATTCTCCCCAAGAAGTGATGCAATGGCAGTCGGTCCTGCGAAGATCCACTGGTCATAACGATAATCATCGTCACTATGCCAGTGAGGAAATGGAACCAGAGGATCATCGCGAGTTGGGGGATGTGAACAATGgtctggaggaggaggaggatcaCGAGGAGGAGATCGAGGAACAAGAGGATTGGCTGACGGAACAGGAAGCCGAAACGGAGGTGGAATTGCCAACAGAAACCTCCACCGTCAGCAGCAGTGAACCCTTCCACATCGTCTACTTCGATGAAAGTCTGGAGCGACCCGTTGTGGAATCCCTGACCACCaccacaccaccaccacctttGCGACAGAGCTCTCGATATGCCCTAAAAAGGGAATACTACGCCTTTCCAGTTTATACGCTGGGTAAGCTGCTCCAGCCCTCCAATCCCCCCAAGAAACTGCTGGAGAAGAGCGATCGCTCGGCCAGAAGTTCTTCGGAGAGGGAGCCCAGCACTTGGTTTATCCTGAATTCACG TTACAAGGGTCCCCACCACCGATCACTGGGAATGGATAATCAGACCAAATACTACACCTCCAAGTACATAGAGAATGGCTTTAGACCCCGTAGATAG
- the LOC108016971 gene encoding alanine and proline-rich secreted protein Apa, whose amino-acid sequence MMTSSGGACSHVAFVAWAVFALLLTHGGGVVDARRNQGNNQRKPSSSSSSSSSSNYGHVTQPSYNTNGHAAGNSHADVAKLSYPNYNSQPNRPMAAGSPAGSPAGAAPQPGWNVPQGPPPAYSASNPAGGARPNMHEPPPAYHAPNYGAAPPSYGAATGSNVHQPQYSGVPAGATYYPAGGHSGYPSNLPAGATYYPSAGQMPMGGGYHPAAAPPPGATYYQAGSALPPGATYYSAPPQQSSSGLGFGTGLLAGGLGGALLGHALTPSGGSSSSQPVAAAPAAGQDRIIIINNGVPVNATDGTTVINAGGVAAAPAPGAVPAAAAPMPPSNVTQDAQEQPAVPMAPMAPFNPDASNMTAPAADAAAPPPAGGIICVPTKVNETDPADSTKMVEVEKIACYPAPPPPAAPAGEGPAPLAPMAPAQPGSQQVQQAQDVAAPVQASVKANTSGAQSLAGLTSQSLLLMLVCGVMAKRFAGF is encoded by the exons ATGATGACCTCCAGTGGCGGTGCATGCTCCCATGTCGCCTTCGTGGCCTGGGCGGTGTTTGCCCTGCTGCTGACGCACGGCGGCGGTGTTGTGGATGCCCGGCGTAACCAGGGCAATAACCAGCGCAAgccctcctcctcctcgtcctcgtcgAGCTCCTCCAACTACGGTCACGTCACGCAGCCTAGCTACAACACGAATGGCCATGCCGCCGGCAACTCGCACGCGGATGTGGCCAAACTGAGCTACCCCAACTACAACTCGCAACCGAATCGCCCCATGGCCGCTGGCTCTCCAGCTGGATCCCCAGCAGGAGCGGCCCCTCAGCCTGGCTGGAATGTGCCGCAGGGTCCGCCGCCCGCCTACTCCGCCTCCAATCCCGCCGGAGGTGCCCGACCCAATATGCACGAACCGCCGCCGGCCTACCATGCCCCCAACTATGGAGCAGCTCCTCCCAGCTATGGCGCAGCCACCGGATCGAATGTCCATCAGCCGCAGTACTCGGGAGTGCCGGCGGGTGCCACCTACTACCCGGCTGGAGGACACAGTGGCTATCCCTCGAATCTACCCGCTGGAGCAACGTACTACCCGTCCGCCGGACAGATGCCCATGGGCGGTGGCTATCACCCGGCCGCTGCACCGCCTCCGGGAGCCACCTACTATCAGGCGGGATCTGCTCTGCCGCCCGGAGCCACCTACTACTCTGCGCCGCCTCAGCAATCCTCCTCTGGCCTTGGATTCG GCACTGGTCTGCTCGCTGGCGGCTTGGGCGGTGCTCTGCTGGGCCACGCCCTCACGCCCTCGGGAGGCAGCTCTTCTTCGCAGCCGGTGGCCGCGGCTCCTGCTGCTGGCCAGGAtcgcatcatcatcatcaacaaTGGCGTGCCGGTGAATGCCACCGATGGAACCACCGTGATCAATGCTGGTGGAGTGGccgctgctcctgctcctggagcagtgccagcagcagcagcaccgaTGCCGCCTTCCAACGTTACCCAGGATGCCCAGGAGCAGCCAGCTGTGCCCATGGCACCAATGGCTCCCTTCAATCCAGACGCCTCCAACATGACAGCACCAGCAGCTGATGCAGCTGCTCCTCCACCGGCTGGCGGCATCATTTGTGTGCCCACCAAGGTGAACGAAACGGATCCGGCTGACAGCACCAAGATGGTAGAGGTGGAGAAGATCGCCTGCTACCCGGCACCTCCACCACCAGCTGCTCCGGCCGGCGAGGGACCAGCTCCGCTGGCTCCCATGGCGCCCGCTCAGCCGGGATCGCAGCAAGTGCAGCAGGCACAGGATGTGGCGGCTCCCGTTCAGGCGTCCGTCAAGGCCAACACCAGTGGAGCCCAGTCCCTGGCCGGATTGACCAGCCAAAGCCTGCTCCTCATGCTCGTGTGCGGAGTTATGGCCAAGCGCTTCGCTGGCTTCTAA